The sequence ATCGAGGGCTGATTTTTGTTTTACGCATTGATCTTAACCGCAAACACTACTCGGACGATTCCATCACACAGGTTCATCAGCAAGCATACGCATTTAAAAATCAGCACCTTATCAGCCGCGATAAATTCATCATTCCCGTTTTACTTTCTACGAGCGCTAGCCCATCTGGTGCGCCCATTCAGGTTTCAGAGGATCTCGTCGCCAACACTATGTGCGATAGCGGTGAACATTTGGCCGCGCTAATTGAGCATTTCGCCAATCAATATCGAGCCGATGAAATTTTGTTGGAAGAGTGGATTCAGGCTCTTATCTCACCTAATTCTCATAAAAAATAAATAGAAATTGAATTAGGTAACACATTAATATCAATAAGTTACAAATATCGACATGTAACAGACTTCCTACCGGCATCTGGATAGACCATTTAGTCAGTAAGCTTAATGTATACTTCGGCGCAGTTTTAGCCACGTGATAATAAATATGTTTCTTACACCGTATTTCTCGCAAGACAACAACCAGTTCCAATTTACTCGCCAGCAAGCAAGCCACTTTGCCAAAATGGTTGCCGGTGACTATAACCCTATCCACGATGAAGATAACAAACGCTTTTGCGTTCCTGGCGATCTCCTTTTTGCGGTTCTTCTGAGCAAAGAAGGCATCAGCAAGAAAATGCGCTTTGATTTCTCGGGTATGGTTAACGATGGGATTGCTCTGTCTGTAGAGAATAAATGCGATAAAGAAAGCGCTGTTGTTGATGCAAATGGCAAAGAATATTTGCACATGTCACACGAAGGTGAAGTGAATCATAATGCCGAGTTCATTGAGCATGTAGTCACTAACTACGTTCAGTTTTCTGGCATGAACTTCCCTCACATCATGGTTCCATTAATGGAAGAGCAGCAAATGATGATCAATTGCCAGCGCCCATTAGTGATCTACGAAAGCATGGAAGTGGAGTTTTCTCGCCTAGATTTGAGTCAGCCAGCGGTTGAGTTCTCTGGCGCGCAGTTCGATGTTGACGGTAAGCGCGGTGTTGTCACGTTGAACTTTGAGTTTAAAGAAGACGGCGAAATCGTAGGTAAAGGCACAAAACGTATGGTCGCAAGTGGTCTAAAACCTTATGACCAAAGCGCGGTTGACGACCTGGTAGAACGATTCCACGCTCGAAAAGATGCCTTTTTAGCGCAGTTTTCGAACGCAGCGTAAATACGAATAACAAGAAACAGCCCACATTAATATGTGGGCTGTTTTGGTTTCTATACGCTATTTTTTGCTGCTTGCTCTCTCAACCAACTTTTAAACAACCTCGTATGCGGGTTATCTACGTGGGTGATAATAAAATACCCAGCGTTTGCTTTTATCGGTTCCAGTGGTGCAACCAACCGCTGCTGCGATAATTCATCCCCTAACAGCGCCATCCTAGCCAACGCGATCCCTACCCCAGCTTCCGCCGCAGACATTGCCATATCTGTACGGTTAAAAAAGTGCCCTTGATTGGTGTCAAAATCGATTTCGTTCTGCGATGCCCAATAGAGCCACTCATAATCTTTAGGCGCGCCATGCCAAGGCATCGCATCGTGAAGCAGTGTCGTCTTCTTCCAAGTATTCACATTGTCGATAATATCAGGGTACTGCGCCAAATAACTCGGGCTCATCACCGGCAATAGAGACTCTTCCATCAGTAGCTCCGCTTCCGCACGCTTATAAGGAATCGGCCCATAGTCGATGGCGATATCGAAGTTTCTATTCTCACTGTCTACCAAGGCACCTTCTGCAAACGTATGAATTTGAATATCCGGATATTGTTTCTGAAAATTTTCCAATCTTGGAACTAACCATTTAAATGCGAGCGAAGGCGTTAGCTTCAGTCGAATCTCTTTGTTTTCAGAGACTCGAGTTAGTTGATACACATTTTCTTCTATCGCCGCTAAATGGTGGCTCACTGCATCGACCAATTTTTGCCCTTGTTCCGTTAAGCGAATACCTCGCGCATGCCTTTCAAACACACTAAAACCTAGCCGCTCTTCAATAGCTTGCAATTGCTGGCTCACCGCTCCTGTTGTCAGGTTCAAGTCCTTCGCAGCGCTGGTAAGGCTTTGATGGCGTGAGACGATACAGATCAAGTTAATTCCATGTAGTAGTGCTGACTTCATATTGCTTTTAGTTTTACTAAATAGTGGTGTTAATTTTTATCTATTGTTAACCAGATGTAAATCTATCATTATTTACAAAATTCAAATTTGTGGAGTTTGTTGTGAAAGTTGTCATTCTTGGAAGTGGTGTTGTTGGTTTAACCAGCGCTTGGTATTTACGTCAAGCTGGATGCGACGTAACTGTTGTTGATCGTCAATCTCGCTCGGCTGAAGAGACTAGCTTTGCAAACGCAGGTCAAATCTCTTATGGCTACTCTTCTCCATGGGCTGCACCTGGCGTTCCGACTAAAGCAATCAAGTGGCTACTAGAAGAACACGCTCCATTAAAAATCAAGCCTTCTCTTAGCCCTGAGCTTATGAGCTGGGCGACAAAAATGTTACTAAACTGTCAGCTTGATAAATACCGTATCAACAAAGCTCGCATGCTGACAATTGCGAACCGCAGCCGTGAATGTTTAGCTCAGCTAAATAAAGAGCATAACCTTCAGTACCAAGGCCGTAGTAAAGGCACACTGCAAATTTTCCGTGATGAAAAGCAGTTGAAAGCGATTGAAAAAGACATGGCTCTTTTAGAAGAGAGCGGGACTCGCTTTAAACTATTAGATGCGAAAGAGTGTTTAGTTCAAGAGCCAGGTCTTGCCAATATTCAAGGCAACCTTGTGGGTGGTCTTCATTTACCAGATGATGAAACGGGCGATTGCTACTTGTTCTGTCAGCACCTACAACAGCTGGCTGAAGAAGCAGGCGTTGAGTTCTTGTTCGATACTAAAATCAACAAACTTAAGCAGCAAAACGGCCGCATTGTTGCCGCTGAAACAGACAAAGGCACTGTTGAAGGCGATACGTTTGTCGTGGCAATGGGCAGTTACTCTAAGCACATTCTTAACTCTGTCGGGGTTGATGTTCCTGTTTACCCAGTGAAAGGTTATTCATTAACTCTGCCTGTAATCAACGATGCTTTTGCTCCGCAATCGACCATCATGGATGAGACCTATAAGGTAGCTGTAACCCGATTTGATGACCGAATCCGTGTTGCGGGTACGGCCGAGCTAGCTGGCTTTGATGCTGCGCTACCAGATAAGCGCCTTGCTACGCTAAACCACGTTGTAAGCAACTTGTTCCCAGATGGTGTTGATCTATCTAAAGCGGATTACTGGACAGGTTTCCGTCCAATGACGCCAGATGGCACTCCAATCATCGGTGAGACGCCAATTTCGAACCTTTACACGAACACAGGTCACGGCACTTTAGGTTGGACAATGGCTTGTGGTTCTGCGGAAATCTTAACTGAAATTGTGACCGCTAAGAGCACCGAATACAAAGAGCTAAGCTCATTGAGATACGGTAACTAAACCAGTAGTAATTGCTAAAGTCCCGCACTCGAGCAGTATAAAAAACAGACAACTCAAATGGCGCGCTTTCTCAAGTGCGCTATTTTTTTATTCATTTCTATTAAGTATCCAAGCAATTTCCCTCTAACCTCCCCAAATAACTCCATTTTTTAACATTTTTCCAGCATTACGTGCCTAACGTCACGCAAACAGATCAAAAAGCATAATTTCATTAACAAGTGAATTACAAATAGGGTAATATCCTGTTCATAAAACAATCACTACAAACACAACAGGGAAAATGCTTATGCAGTCAATAGTTGATTTTCTGAATGGAATCATATGGAGCCCAGTACTGATTTATCTTTGCTTAGGTGCTGGATTATTCTACTCAATCATGACGCGATTTGTTCAAGTCCGTCACTTTGCCGAAATGTGGCGTCTGCTACTTTCAGGAAAAAGCTCCGAGAAAGGTATCTCGTCATTTCAGGCTTTGGCCGTTTCACTATCAGGCCGTGTAGGTACTGGTAACATCGCAGGTGTGGCAGCAGCGATCGGTTTCGGTGGTCCTGGTGCTGTATTCTGGATGTGGGTTGTTGCATTTTTTGGTGCAGCGACAGCGTATGCAGAATCAACGCTTGCTCAAATCTACAAAGAAGAAGATGAAGGCGAGTTCCGTGGTGGTCCAGCTTACTACATTGAAAAAGCGATGGGTCAAAAATGGTATGCATGGATATTTGCCATTGCGACTATCTTCGCGTGTGGTTTCCTACTACCAGGCGTACAGTCGAACAGCATCGGTAACGCAGTAGAAGCCGCATTTGGCCCAGGCGCAATGATCGAAACAGCACTAGGCACTTTCAGTTTTGCTAAAATCCTTACTGGTACTGTTATCTGTGTCATTCTAGCCTTCATCATCTTTGGTGGTGTAAAGCGTATCGCGAGCTTCACACAGATCGTTGTACCTTTCATGGCGCTAGCGTACATCATTACAGCATTCATCATCATCCTTCTAAACATCGGTGAAGTTCCGCGTGTATTTGCGATGATCGTCGGTGATGCATTTTCGCCTATGGCTGGTGTCGGTGCTGCTATCGGTTGGGGTGTTAAGCGTGGTGTTTACTCTAACGAGGCGGGTCAAGGTACTGGTCCTCACGCTGCAGCAGCGGCAAACGTTGACCACCCTGCTCAGCAAGGTCTGGTACAGTCGTTCTCAATCTATATTGATACACTACTAGTTTGTTCGGCTACTGCATTCATGATTATTATCACTGGTGCGTACAACGTTCATGGTGCGGAAGGTTTCCTAGTACAGAATATTTCTGCAGAAATTGCAGCAAATGGCCCTGTATTTACGCAAATGGCGATTGAAACTACGCTACCAGGTATCGGTAAACCGTTTATTGCAGTCGCTCTGTTCTTCTTTGCATTTACAACCATTCTTGCTTACTACTACATTGCAGAAACCAATGTCGCGTACATTCACCGCACGATTAAAGTCAATGGCTTAATGTTTTTACTGAAAGTCGCGCTTGTTGCAGTTGTGTTCTACGGCACTGTAAAAACAGCAAACTTAGCATGGGCACTTGGTGATGTTGGTGTTGGCTTGATGGCGTGGTTAAACATCGTGGGTATTTTAATCATCTTCTTCATGTCTAAACCTGCCCTTAAGGCACTCCATGACTACGAAGAGCAGCAAAAACAAGGTGTTAAGGAATATACATTCAACCCAGTAAAACTTGGTATCAAAGGTGCTGATTACTGGGAAGACAAATACCGTCGTAAGACTGGTAAGTCTGCGCACTCAGAAACCGTTGAAGTGACACAAACATCAAAAGAAGCTTCACTATAAAATTACAAAAATAGATACAGTAAGAACACAACGACAAGGGCCAGCAATTCGCTGGCCCTTTTATTTGTTAAACCTAAACGGATTTGCTAAAAGTCCGGATAGATATCTCGCATATCCTGCAAGATTCCATCGAAAAGGGTCATTGCGCTCTGAGTCATGATTTCCCGTTTAGGGCGTACCACAGAAATAACACTGTCGGGGATATTGTCCAACAGTGGCACTACCGCAAATTCATTTTTAATATAGTCCAGCTCAAGAGACTCAGTAGAAAACAGAGCCGAAAAATCGGCACTTTGAATTAATGAGCGTGCCAACGTCATCGAAGTGCATTCGCGAATATGTGATGGCAGAGGAAGACCATTGACCGAAAACAACTGGTAAAAATAGGTGCTCGGATCATCTGGAGAATCCAATGTCAGCCAGTCGCTCTGGTGTAGTGCTCGTAGTGAGCGGGTATTACACAAAGGGTGAGACTTACGAGTGACGACCACATTAGGAATACGACACACAGCCTGCCACTCCAGTGCGCTATCAATCACGGGGATTTGTGATGTGATAGCGAAATCGACTTCTCCCTGACGCAACTGGGATAGCAAAGGCGCGGGACGCAACTCAACGATTCTTAGTGAGACTTCAGGATAACGTTGCATGAACGTATTCAAGCTGGAGGTCAACGATTTAAGCAGTGAAGCAATCGGTGTAACACCTATGGTCACGCTACCATTTGGCACCCCACGCATGGTATCAATATCCTGCTTGGCACGTCGGGCCGTTTCGTTCATTAAGCGCGCGTACCCAAGTAAACGCTCACCGTAGGGCGTCAGCAGCAGCCCACCTGCTGAACGTTCAAATAGAGCAACGCCATATTGTTGCTCCAGTTCTTTAATGGCTTTGCTTAGGGCTGGCTGTGTCAGATGCAACTGTTCAGCTGCTGTTTTCACGCTTCCTGTCTGACTAACGGCCAGAAAAGCTCTCACTTGGTGTAACTTCATACTGCTATGTAACCTCGTTGTCCCTGTTGAGCAAAGCCATTCTACACCACGCTTATGGTGTGGTCAGGTATTCACTCACAAGTTCAACCCAACAGGCTGCACCTATCGTAACGAGCTGATCATTAAAATCATAGCCTGGATTATGTACAGAACAACCATGCCATTCGCCGAGTCCGTTAGCGAGAATGAAATAACACCCAGGGCGTTCTTTCAACATCCAGGCAAAGTCTTCACTACCCGGAATGACAGGAGCTTCATCACCAGCCACATTTTCCTCGCCAAGCACCGCCTTAACCACTTTGCGGGCGCGCAGAGTTTCCTCTGCTGCATTGAATACAGAAGGGACCTGACGTAGGTATTCCACTTCTCCTTCTATCCCCAATGCCTGGCACTGCCCGGCAACCACCTCGCGAATACGCTGCTCAATAAGATCCTGATTCGCTTCACTGAAGTTACGTACGGACAGTGTCATCATCGCATCATTTGGAATGACATTTGGTGTCGTTCCCGCGTTAATCTGACCAATACTGATGACACTTTGATCGCAGGGGTTGATATTGCGCGACACAATACTCTGCAGTCCAAGGATAATATGGCCAATAGCAATCGTGACATCATTGGATAAGTGAGGCAGCGCAGCGTGGCCGCCTTTCCCTGTCAGACGAATCGTCACCCTATCTGACGATGCTAAAAATGCTCCACTGCGCACTGCAGCCTGGCCGACTTCTTTACCCGGCATATTGTGCAACGCAAACACCGCATCACAAGGAAAGCGATCAAACAAACCATCATCAATCATGGCTTTAGCGCCTGATAGTCCCTCTTCATCGGGCTGGAAAATCAGATTAATCGTGCCATCAAACGATACGTTCTTCGCCAGATAATGAGCCGCAGCCAACAAAATCGCAGTATGTCCATCATGACCACATGCGTGCATGCGTCCATGAATTTTACTGGCATAGGGTAATCCAGTCTCTTCTTCAATAGGTAAGGCGTCCATGTCAGCACGGATACCAATACTGCGTTCGGAGTTACCCTGCTTTAGTACACCGACCACACCGTGGCCACCAATACCAGTATGCGTTTCATAACCCCATTCATTTAACAGATCTGCCACCATCTTAGCTGTGTTAGGCACTTCTGCTCCCAATTCAGGATGGGCATGAATTGCGCGGCGAGTCTGAATAAACTGCTCGCAACTGGAAACAAAGTCTGTGTTTTTGAGTAGTGATAATTCAGGTACTTTCATCATCATTTCCTTTGTATTAATTCGGTTTGGTTACTGACTGTTTATTGAGGCGCTTTCGCTGGGAAACGCAACATTGCTAAGGAACTGACAACAATCGCGGTCATTAGGTAAAATGCTGGAGCCATCTTGTTTCCACTAAACTCAATCAAACTCGCGACAAGCAGTGGTGTGAAACCGCCAAAAACAGTCACGCCAAACCCATAAATCATTGAGATACCACTAGCACGATATTGCTGAGTAAACGCTTCCATAATCAGCACCAACAAAGATGCATTAGCCAGAGCGAATAAAGTGATCAACCCACCAATAATCAGTAATGCTTTTGGTAAAGACGCTTCACCGCCCAGCAAAGCAAACGCAGGATAGATACAAACAAACGCACCGAACATACCAATCAGAGGCAAAGTCTTACGGCTTTTCAATCGGTCTGCATACTTACCAAACACTGGCATCAACATCATCAGCATGAAACCTGCCATCACCGCGACAGCAAAGGCGGTAGTTGGCGCATAACCAAGCTCTTTAATGAGGTAAGTTGGCATGTAAAATACCTCGATATACATGCATGCAGTACCACCCCAAATCATCAACATACCCGTTAAAATAGTGCGACCCTGTTTACGTAAAACTGTTTTAAATGGGGTATCTTTCGCATGCAAATCCGCCTGATGTGACTCTTTCAAATGACGACGGATGTACCAGCCCACTGGACCGATTAACAGACCGAGGATAAACGGAATACGCCAACCCCAACTCAGCACATCTTCCGGTGTTAGTAATCCGTTAACAGCAAAACCAACAAGAGCACCAAACAACGCGGCAGCACCTTGGCTGGCAAGCTGCCAACTCACCATATAACAACGGCGCTTATAATTGTCTGACTCCATTAGAGCCGCCGATGCTGCACCAATTTCGCCACCAGCAGACAAACCTTGTAAAAGGCGCCCTACCACCAACACGATAGTCGCGACAATACCGATGCTTTCATAAGTAGGTGTCAGCGCAATCATGCCTGTACCAATCGTCATCAGAGCAATGGTTAAGGTCAAAGCCGCTTTGCGTCCATGTTTATCGGCATAGTTACCAATTAATACTGCGCCAAGCGGACGCATAACAAACCCGACACCAAAAGTGGCAAGCGACAGCAATAACCCGGCAGCCGTGCCGCCAACGTTAAAAAATAACTCGCCGATGATGACCGCAAAGAAGCTGTAAACCGTAAAGTCATACATCTCCAACCCGTTACCAAGTGATATGGCAAAAATAGCTTTACGTGATTCCGCAGAAGACTGTTCTTCCTGACCGCTTATTGCGTTCAACTCTGGTTCTATTGAACTTGATAGTGTGCTACTCATGGTTTCCCTTCCTTGTGCTCATGGCGACTCATTCACTATTGATTATCTAGATAATAGCCAAAGCAATGGCTTCCGACAGAAACCAAAAGTTATTCAAATAACCAAAAATTAAAAACACCTCCCCTCAAAAACACCCACCCATGGATCACAATTCAATAACAATTTGCAACATAAAACCAACAACAGAAGAAAGCACCACGAAGGCAAAATAAAAGAAGGAAAATAAATAAAAACACAAAATAAACACCAAACACGACCAAATTAACCAAAACTTATTGGGATAAAAAAAAGGACATCAACACTTCTCTTATGTAGCCTCGGTGAGTAGATCGAATTCGTTTAAATCCAAGCATTCTTGTGCCAGAAATTTCCCTTTAAAAACATGAAAGTTCGGTACTACCAGGAGTTGCAACGACAAAGGGGTTAACCAATGGCTAACCCCTTTGTTTGTTGTTGCTAGATGTATGAGTCACCATCCGAATAACACAATTGAACGTTTCCCAATCAGTTGATACCCACTTACGACGATGATGCACACACAAAAAAAGCGGACCCCGAGATCCGCTTTCAAATCCAATAAATTTGGCAGTTACGCCATCGCTACTGCTTCAACTTTACGAGCGATTTTAGCTCTACCCACAGGTAACACTTCACGACCAAACTCATTGTTTAGTACTTGTGCCATAGCGAAGTACACTGCACTAGCACCACAGAAGATACCTTCGATACCAGCAATCGTGCCGATAAATTCACTACCTGTAAAATCACGCGCTGCAAGCAAGAAGAACAGTAGCGTTAGTGAACCAAACACAATTTGTTTTGCCGTTGGGTAGCAAAGAGAACCAATAAACATGAAGCCTGTAAAAATACCCCAAAGCGCTAGGTACCAACCCATAAAGTGTTCTGGACTCGCAGGAAGCCCCATTTTAGGCATGACGATAAGGCCAACTAACGTCAACCAAAACAGACCGTAAGAAGTAAACGCAGTAGTACCGAATGTGTCACCGCGCTTGAAGCACATCATGCCAACAAGCACTTGGCCAAGACCACCGTAGAAGATCCCCATTGCTAGAATCATTGAATCAATTGGGAAAAAACCTGCATTGTGGATATTTAACAGGATTGTGGTCATACCGAAGCCCATTAAACCTAATGGAGCCGGATTTGCCAGTTTTGTTGACATTTTGCACACCTTTAAAAAAAGTTAATAAAATTTACGCGCGGATTTTAATCGAGCTATTTACAAAAGAGAAAAGCCGTTAGTGCAAACTTAGATTTCGCAAATCACATGAAAATCCAAA is a genomic window of Vibrio japonicus containing:
- a CDS encoding DUF3581 domain-containing protein, which gives rise to MFLTPYFSQDNNQFQFTRQQASHFAKMVAGDYNPIHDEDNKRFCVPGDLLFAVLLSKEGISKKMRFDFSGMVNDGIALSVENKCDKESAVVDANGKEYLHMSHEGEVNHNAEFIEHVVTNYVQFSGMNFPHIMVPLMEEQQMMINCQRPLVIYESMEVEFSRLDLSQPAVEFSGAQFDVDGKRGVVTLNFEFKEDGEIVGKGTKRMVASGLKPYDQSAVDDLVERFHARKDAFLAQFSNAA
- a CDS encoding LysR substrate-binding domain-containing protein; amino-acid sequence: MKSALLHGINLICIVSRHQSLTSAAKDLNLTTGAVSQQLQAIEERLGFSVFERHARGIRLTEQGQKLVDAVSHHLAAIEENVYQLTRVSENKEIRLKLTPSLAFKWLVPRLENFQKQYPDIQIHTFAEGALVDSENRNFDIAIDYGPIPYKRAEAELLMEESLLPVMSPSYLAQYPDIIDNVNTWKKTTLLHDAMPWHGAPKDYEWLYWASQNEIDFDTNQGHFFNRTDMAMSAAEAGVGIALARMALLGDELSQQRLVAPLEPIKANAGYFIITHVDNPHTRLFKSWLREQAAKNSV
- a CDS encoding D-amino acid dehydrogenase, with amino-acid sequence MKVVILGSGVVGLTSAWYLRQAGCDVTVVDRQSRSAEETSFANAGQISYGYSSPWAAPGVPTKAIKWLLEEHAPLKIKPSLSPELMSWATKMLLNCQLDKYRINKARMLTIANRSRECLAQLNKEHNLQYQGRSKGTLQIFRDEKQLKAIEKDMALLEESGTRFKLLDAKECLVQEPGLANIQGNLVGGLHLPDDETGDCYLFCQHLQQLAEEAGVEFLFDTKINKLKQQNGRIVAAETDKGTVEGDTFVVAMGSYSKHILNSVGVDVPVYPVKGYSLTLPVINDAFAPQSTIMDETYKVAVTRFDDRIRVAGTAELAGFDAALPDKRLATLNHVVSNLFPDGVDLSKADYWTGFRPMTPDGTPIIGETPISNLYTNTGHGTLGWTMACGSAEILTEIVTAKSTEYKELSSLRYGN
- a CDS encoding alanine/glycine:cation symporter family protein — protein: MQSIVDFLNGIIWSPVLIYLCLGAGLFYSIMTRFVQVRHFAEMWRLLLSGKSSEKGISSFQALAVSLSGRVGTGNIAGVAAAIGFGGPGAVFWMWVVAFFGAATAYAESTLAQIYKEEDEGEFRGGPAYYIEKAMGQKWYAWIFAIATIFACGFLLPGVQSNSIGNAVEAAFGPGAMIETALGTFSFAKILTGTVICVILAFIIFGGVKRIASFTQIVVPFMALAYIITAFIIILLNIGEVPRVFAMIVGDAFSPMAGVGAAIGWGVKRGVYSNEAGQGTGPHAAAAANVDHPAQQGLVQSFSIYIDTLLVCSATAFMIIITGAYNVHGAEGFLVQNISAEIAANGPVFTQMAIETTLPGIGKPFIAVALFFFAFTTILAYYYIAETNVAYIHRTIKVNGLMFLLKVALVAVVFYGTVKTANLAWALGDVGVGLMAWLNIVGILIIFFMSKPALKALHDYEEQQKQGVKEYTFNPVKLGIKGADYWEDKYRRKTGKSAHSETVEVTQTSKEASL
- a CDS encoding LysR family transcriptional regulator, which codes for MKLHQVRAFLAVSQTGSVKTAAEQLHLTQPALSKAIKELEQQYGVALFERSAGGLLLTPYGERLLGYARLMNETARRAKQDIDTMRGVPNGSVTIGVTPIASLLKSLTSSLNTFMQRYPEVSLRIVELRPAPLLSQLRQGEVDFAITSQIPVIDSALEWQAVCRIPNVVVTRKSHPLCNTRSLRALHQSDWLTLDSPDDPSTYFYQLFSVNGLPLPSHIRECTSMTLARSLIQSADFSALFSTESLELDYIKNEFAVVPLLDNIPDSVISVVRPKREIMTQSAMTLFDGILQDMRDIYPDF
- a CDS encoding M20 aminoacylase family protein, yielding MMMKVPELSLLKNTDFVSSCEQFIQTRRAIHAHPELGAEVPNTAKMVADLLNEWGYETHTGIGGHGVVGVLKQGNSERSIGIRADMDALPIEEETGLPYASKIHGRMHACGHDGHTAILLAAAHYLAKNVSFDGTINLIFQPDEEGLSGAKAMIDDGLFDRFPCDAVFALHNMPGKEVGQAAVRSGAFLASSDRVTIRLTGKGGHAALPHLSNDVTIAIGHIILGLQSIVSRNINPCDQSVISIGQINAGTTPNVIPNDAMMTLSVRNFSEANQDLIEQRIREVVAGQCQALGIEGEVEYLRQVPSVFNAAEETLRARKVVKAVLGEENVAGDEAPVIPGSEDFAWMLKERPGCYFILANGLGEWHGCSVHNPGYDFNDQLVTIGAACWVELVSEYLTTP
- a CDS encoding MFS transporter — protein: MSSTLSSSIEPELNAISGQEEQSSAESRKAIFAISLGNGLEMYDFTVYSFFAVIIGELFFNVGGTAAGLLLSLATFGVGFVMRPLGAVLIGNYADKHGRKAALTLTIALMTIGTGMIALTPTYESIGIVATIVLVVGRLLQGLSAGGEIGAASAALMESDNYKRRCYMVSWQLASQGAAALFGALVGFAVNGLLTPEDVLSWGWRIPFILGLLIGPVGWYIRRHLKESHQADLHAKDTPFKTVLRKQGRTILTGMLMIWGGTACMYIEVFYMPTYLIKELGYAPTTAFAVAVMAGFMLMMLMPVFGKYADRLKSRKTLPLIGMFGAFVCIYPAFALLGGEASLPKALLIIGGLITLFALANASLLVLIMEAFTQQYRASGISMIYGFGVTVFGGFTPLLVASLIEFSGNKMAPAFYLMTAIVVSSLAMLRFPAKAPQ
- a CDS encoding acetate uptake transporter, with product MSTKLANPAPLGLMGFGMTTILLNIHNAGFFPIDSMILAMGIFYGGLGQVLVGMMCFKRGDTFGTTAFTSYGLFWLTLVGLIVMPKMGLPASPEHFMGWYLALWGIFTGFMFIGSLCYPTAKQIVFGSLTLLFFLLAARDFTGSEFIGTIAGIEGIFCGASAVYFAMAQVLNNEFGREVLPVGRAKIARKVEAVAMA